A portion of the Bacillus sp. es.034 genome contains these proteins:
- a CDS encoding tetratricopeptide repeat protein, translated as MRKGSKLSSQEAKVLSFVPTGEYYYNKGMKAYQRRELKKSLKYLNRAFQLEPIEPMIACQLSIVYTELGEYKRSNDLLHNILEDLDPRMTECHYFLANNYAHMGLFKEAYEQVSTYLDKEEYGEFVEDAEDLLELLELDSDLIVDDLYEHDELIVQQEKARDLLESGHFQKAVDTLQEVIRDYPEFWSAYNNLALAYFYLGEVDKASATLEEVLEKNPGNLHALCNTAVFYFYQKRHDQLDQLIQGLEKVRPLLHEHRYKLGATFALVGHSKRAYDWLKSLQKVGFEGDASFYYWLSYSAYETGHEDTARNAWKKVLDINPEKEGLEPWNDQRPAEGFENHVTSILKKLQSEYTEEKLFGLFLTSISDNQRAILTHADFCDIEDLSIVEKVYLAQVLNSNGNSSIKVNQEIQNMHQVALHLYGNHHPITSVESGLFLTWFTIAYRGIKERETFKNAKAFAAATEFVWNRLRNEKVTKKQLCDRFDLSTSTLTKYIAVVESYLP; from the coding sequence ATGAGAAAAGGGTCAAAATTAAGTAGTCAAGAAGCGAAAGTGTTGTCTTTTGTCCCGACTGGTGAGTATTACTACAACAAAGGGATGAAAGCTTATCAACGTCGTGAGCTAAAGAAATCGTTAAAATATTTAAATAGAGCATTTCAATTAGAACCGATTGAACCGATGATTGCCTGTCAATTATCGATTGTGTATACAGAACTGGGTGAATACAAGCGTTCCAATGATTTATTGCATAACATACTAGAGGATCTCGATCCGCGTATGACGGAATGCCATTATTTCTTGGCCAACAACTATGCCCACATGGGTTTATTTAAAGAGGCGTATGAACAGGTCTCCACCTATCTTGATAAAGAAGAATACGGTGAATTCGTCGAGGATGCCGAAGACTTGCTGGAGCTTCTGGAACTCGATTCCGACTTGATTGTGGATGATCTGTATGAGCATGATGAGCTCATCGTCCAGCAGGAAAAAGCAAGGGATCTCCTCGAATCCGGTCACTTCCAGAAAGCGGTGGATACCTTACAAGAGGTCATCCGGGACTATCCTGAATTCTGGTCGGCTTATAATAATCTGGCTCTTGCCTACTTCTATCTGGGAGAAGTGGATAAAGCGTCCGCCACTCTGGAAGAGGTGCTTGAGAAGAATCCGGGTAATCTTCATGCATTGTGCAATACGGCGGTATTTTATTTCTACCAAAAACGCCATGACCAGCTTGACCAACTGATCCAGGGTCTTGAGAAGGTCCGTCCCCTGCTCCATGAGCACCGTTACAAGCTCGGTGCCACATTTGCACTTGTGGGTCATTCAAAGCGTGCGTATGATTGGCTGAAGTCCCTTCAGAAGGTCGGCTTCGAAGGCGATGCAAGCTTTTATTACTGGTTGTCTTATTCAGCTTATGAGACAGGTCATGAGGACACGGCCCGTAATGCGTGGAAAAAGGTACTGGATATCAACCCTGAAAAAGAAGGGCTCGAGCCTTGGAACGACCAAAGACCGGCGGAAGGCTTTGAAAATCACGTCACATCCATTTTAAAAAAGCTTCAAAGTGAGTATACGGAAGAAAAACTATTCGGCCTTTTCCTGACCTCCATCTCTGATAATCAAAGGGCCATCCTCACTCACGCAGACTTTTGCGATATAGAGGATCTGTCAATTGTCGAGAAGGTGTATTTGGCGCAAGTGTTGAATAGTAACGGCAATAGCTCGATCAAGGTGAATCAGGAAATCCAGAATATGCATCAGGTCGCCCTTCATCTATATGGCAACCATCACCCGATCACGAGCGTGGAATCCGGTTTGTTCCTTACGTGGTTCACAATCGCCTACCGGGGCATCAAAGAACGGGAAACCTTCAAGAATGCCAAAGCATTTGCAGCGGCAACGGAATTCGTCTGGAATCGCCTCAGGAATGAAAAGGTGACGAAGAAGCAGCTTTGCGACCGGTTTGACTTATCCACAAGCACACTGACAAAATATATAGCGGTCGTGGAAAGTTACCTGCCCTGA